One genomic window of Cellulophaga sp. Hel_I_12 includes the following:
- a CDS encoding DUF885 family protein produces the protein MSKKKRNWKFYTSRTLLILFILGGLWLTNLIWFKPFNIKHFYDKVFVELALDSPEISTQLGIPVIYDMYKDDLDDISPAKQLESFHKMKADYETLLSYNFENQSPENQLNTKILGFFLKSSIDGEPYINYGYPVNQMFGVQSSLPSLMESAHKLDDESDIEAYISRLSKFDTKFNQLIETLNLSESKGIVPPKFIIKMVLDEMEGFVGSTSDKEIAAVQSNILYVNFETKVDKLTDLSEEQKADFKKQVESEIETTVFPAYKKLIAYFENLNKKATNDAGVWKFPNGDAYYRYQLKQNTTLDLDPEDVHQLGLSEVARIKSEMNVILSSEDYADSTKTLGEIIQKLNTEDRFLYPNTDEGRQLILDDYARIIEDISANLDDAFNVRPKASMEVKRVPEFKEEGSAGAYYERPAMDGSRGGVFFANLRNTNETVKFGMKTLAYHEGIPGHHFQIAIQSELQDLPMFRTVIPFTSYSEGWALYTEQLAWELGFYENDPFGNLGRLQAEMFRAVRLVVDTGIHYKKWTREEAIDYMITNTGMTTGEVTSEIERYIVMPGQACAYKIGMLKILELREMAKTALGARFDLLDFHDVVLKNGAVPLVVLEEIVQNYIAITMK, from the coding sequence ATGAGCAAAAAAAAACGTAACTGGAAATTTTACACCTCAAGAACATTACTCATCCTTTTTATTCTTGGAGGGCTTTGGCTTACCAATCTAATCTGGTTTAAGCCCTTCAATATCAAACACTTTTATGATAAGGTATTTGTTGAATTAGCCTTAGACAGCCCAGAAATATCAACCCAATTAGGTATTCCTGTGATTTACGACATGTATAAGGATGATTTGGATGACATTTCGCCTGCCAAGCAATTGGAGTCTTTCCATAAAATGAAAGCTGATTATGAAACCCTATTGAGTTATAATTTTGAAAACCAGTCGCCCGAAAATCAATTGAATACTAAGATTCTTGGTTTTTTTCTCAAAAGTAGTATTGATGGAGAACCATATATAAATTATGGCTATCCAGTCAACCAAATGTTTGGTGTACAGAGTAGCCTACCTAGTTTAATGGAAAGTGCCCATAAATTAGACGATGAAAGTGATATTGAAGCTTATATTTCTCGTCTTTCAAAATTTGACACCAAGTTTAATCAACTTATTGAAACACTCAATTTAAGCGAATCAAAAGGTATTGTTCCACCAAAATTTATCATCAAAATGGTATTAGATGAAATGGAGGGATTTGTTGGGTCAACTTCAGATAAAGAAATAGCTGCGGTACAATCAAACATCCTCTATGTAAATTTTGAAACCAAGGTAGATAAACTCACAGACCTTTCAGAAGAACAGAAAGCAGACTTCAAAAAGCAGGTCGAAAGCGAAATAGAAACTACCGTATTTCCAGCCTACAAAAAGTTGATTGCCTATTTTGAAAACCTAAACAAAAAAGCCACGAATGATGCTGGGGTTTGGAAATTCCCAAATGGCGATGCCTACTACCGGTACCAATTAAAACAAAATACCACACTAGATCTTGACCCGGAAGACGTGCATCAATTAGGTTTATCTGAAGTGGCACGCATTAAAAGTGAAATGAATGTCATTCTCTCGTCGGAAGATTATGCAGATTCTACAAAAACCCTTGGGGAAATTATTCAAAAATTAAATACTGAAGATCGTTTTCTATACCCAAATACAGACGAAGGACGACAACTAATTCTCGATGACTACGCACGCATAATTGAAGACATAAGTGCTAATCTAGACGATGCGTTTAATGTAAGACCAAAGGCCAGTATGGAGGTAAAACGTGTGCCAGAATTTAAAGAAGAAGGATCAGCCGGTGCCTATTATGAAAGACCAGCGATGGATGGATCACGTGGAGGTGTTTTTTTTGCTAACTTAAGAAACACGAATGAAACCGTAAAATTTGGTATGAAAACCTTAGCGTACCACGAAGGGATTCCTGGACATCACTTTCAGATCGCGATTCAAAGTGAATTACAGGACTTGCCTATGTTTAGAACTGTTATTCCTTTTACATCGTATTCGGAAGGTTGGGCACTCTATACAGAACAACTCGCTTGGGAATTAGGATTTTATGAGAACGACCCTTTTGGAAATCTGGGTAGGCTACAAGCCGAGATGTTTAGAGCGGTACGATTGGTAGTTGATACAGGTATTCATTATAAAAAATGGACACGGGAAGAAGCTATAGACTATATGATAACCAATACAGGGATGACCACGGGAGAAGTAACTTCAGAAATTGAGCGTTACATCGTGATGCCAGGACAAGCATGTGCTTACAAAATAGGTATGCTAAAAATATTGGAACTACGAGAAATGGCCAAAACAGCATTAGGAGCGCGTTTTGATTTACTTGATTTTCACGATGTGGTTTTAAAAAATGGTGCTGTGCCTTTGGTAGTTTTAGAGGAGATTGTACAAAACTATATTGCTATCACTATGAAATGA
- a CDS encoding M28 family peptidase yields the protein MKLKTTSLILLALALSITSNAQTEQEKVIETTSKASIEGHIYFLADDLLKGRETGTAENKIAASYLANTLRSYGVKPNPKTGTYYQDVPLKRVSPPSEVIIEINGQQIKDYALVDPYALTSNTDAVYLNYGLENDYSGKNVKGKVIIVKSGSTETKDARAAYGLLGKKQELAKANGVAAIIELLDTDGTMWEFIHHNFNGSKLMLSDHENQEAKISENKQIPHLWVLDTNHKMATELSALKSIPAKVTIGDKEEELVLSQNVIGVLEGTDPKLKDDYIIYSGHYDHVGMGTPDETGDTIYNGARDNAVGTTTVLSMAENLAKYPTKRSALFILFTGEEKGLLGSEFYVENPVLPLKQIVYCFNSDNAGYNDTSLVTIIGLPRTTVAQHIKDAASTFDLTATDDPAPEQGLFDRSDNVHFAKKGIPAPTFSLGFSAFNGDVTKYYHQPGDEADTLDYDYLLKFFRAYILSGRHIANDLKTPTWTAGDKYEAAGKALYGN from the coding sequence ATGAAACTAAAAACAACCAGCTTAATACTTCTAGCTCTTGCGCTAAGTATAACGAGTAACGCACAAACAGAACAAGAAAAAGTTATCGAGACGACCAGTAAAGCAAGCATTGAAGGGCACATCTATTTCTTGGCAGACGACTTGCTCAAGGGTAGAGAAACAGGCACAGCCGAAAATAAAATAGCCGCGTCTTATCTGGCAAATACCTTACGCAGCTATGGTGTAAAACCCAACCCAAAAACAGGAACCTACTATCAAGATGTGCCACTGAAACGGGTTTCACCTCCCTCCGAAGTTATCATAGAAATTAATGGTCAACAAATTAAAGACTACGCTTTAGTGGATCCATATGCCTTAACTTCAAATACTGATGCGGTGTATTTGAACTACGGCCTTGAAAATGATTATTCTGGAAAAAATGTAAAAGGAAAAGTCATCATAGTAAAGTCGGGAAGTACGGAGACCAAAGATGCGAGAGCTGCCTATGGCTTACTTGGTAAAAAACAGGAATTAGCCAAAGCAAACGGTGTCGCTGCTATTATAGAGCTTTTAGATACGGATGGTACTATGTGGGAATTTATTCACCATAATTTCAATGGCTCAAAATTAATGCTATCTGATCATGAAAATCAAGAAGCCAAAATAAGTGAAAATAAACAAATACCTCATCTTTGGGTTTTAGATACAAACCATAAAATGGCTACCGAGCTCAGCGCTTTAAAAAGTATTCCGGCTAAAGTTACCATTGGTGATAAGGAAGAAGAACTAGTGCTATCTCAAAATGTAATAGGCGTTCTAGAAGGCACAGATCCGAAATTAAAAGATGACTATATTATTTATTCAGGACACTATGATCATGTAGGTATGGGCACACCAGATGAGACAGGAGATACCATTTACAATGGCGCAAGAGATAACGCCGTAGGCACCACTACAGTCTTGAGTATGGCTGAAAATTTAGCAAAATATCCCACCAAACGATCGGCTTTATTTATTCTGTTTACAGGAGAAGAAAAAGGGCTTTTAGGTAGTGAGTTTTATGTGGAAAACCCTGTACTACCTTTAAAGCAAATAGTGTATTGTTTTAATAGTGACAATGCTGGCTATAACGATACGTCATTGGTCACGATAATTGGTTTACCGAGAACGACAGTAGCGCAACATATCAAAGATGCTGCTAGCACTTTTGACTTGACAGCTACTGATGATCCAGCGCCAGAGCAGGGTTTGTTTGACCGCAGTGATAATGTACACTTTGCCAAAAAAGGAATTCCCGCTCCAACCTTCTCATTAGGGTTTAGCGCATTTAATGGCGATGTTACAAAATACTACCACCAACCCGGAGATGAAGCCGATACTTTAGATTACGATTATTTATTAAAGTTTTTTAGAGCCTATATTTTATCTGGACGCCATATTGCCAACGATCTAAAAACACCGACTTGGACGGCTGGTGATAAATATGAAGCTGCTGGAAAGGCCCTTTATGGAAACTGA
- a CDS encoding S41 family peptidase: protein MKKLITLLLAFVCVSSYGQINAKLMRYVDVSETQICFVYGGDIWLVAKEGGVATQLTNSPGEESYPKFSPNGQEIAFTASYRGNPDVYVMNTQGGVPKRITYDSQFDRMVEWHPSGAKILFASRRETGIPSGRINQLFLISKNGGMPEKLPIPYGEIATFSADGKQLAYITKITETYPFKRYRGGLTSDVILFDLENNTAKNITNTTANDGKPAWAGDKIYFLSDRADDMRLNIWSYNTKSEALNQVTQFKEFDITYLSAGSSDLVFEVGGTLHLMDLATEQSKEIKVSVVSDLSLEMPKRADVSKNITNMTASPGAKRIVFEARGELFNVPVKEGFADNMTASSGAFDHNPAWSPNGDHVAYWSDASGEYEIYIQTMREAKAPKKISSRNKGYGYKLHWSPDSNKLAFIDEKNDISIVDIASGKIAIADNYRWNYGHGGRYNYPINWSHDSKYITYSIGMDNSNEAIFIYDLNSKQSNQVTSGFYSDSDPVFSTDGKYLFFLTKRNFDAAYSALDETWIYPNATQLAAISLSDASPYLLQAKNDALEAEKKEETSKNEDKDKSKKDSAEEKAIKPISIDWNGLEKRLVILPIKPGNLEQLMAFDNKVVYMRYPNTGAAGGDPTLMLYDLKERDEKSILAKVNGVVPVADGTSLLVQSGPQFGIIKPEADQKIKDAIPTDALVIELTPKEEWRQIFNDTWRRYRDFFYDENMQQVDWEEMRKRYGALLEDTRSRWDVSFLQSNMLAELSAGHTYTRGGDNQDVENISTGYLGIDWDLDAKGYKIKRIVKPAAWDAENRSPFDRPGVDVSEGDYIHAVNGMALALDKEPFASFEGLNGKTVALKISKTGKLADAKDIVVTCLTASEEGNIRYLDWIETNRLRVEKLSNGKLGYVYMTDTSPRGQLDLVKMYYGQLDKEGFIIDERFNGGGQLADRFLELMTRPSIYNLYWRHGKAHTHPTKTNTGPMGMLINGWAGSGGDGLPWAFRELNAGPIVGERTIGILVGPATGHQLIDGGGITVPGARLFYNSGKWFDEGVGVQPDFAVWDDPNMLMNGRDPQMEKVVVEVMKLVKTKPKMATPTPAMEDRTAKGLKKN, encoded by the coding sequence ATGAAAAAATTAATCACACTTTTATTGGCATTCGTCTGCGTTAGTTCTTACGGACAAATTAACGCAAAACTGATGCGCTATGTTGATGTTTCTGAAACGCAAATCTGTTTTGTTTATGGGGGCGATATTTGGCTTGTGGCTAAGGAGGGAGGGGTGGCTACCCAACTCACCAATTCTCCAGGTGAGGAATCTTATCCTAAATTTTCACCAAACGGCCAAGAAATAGCGTTCACCGCAAGCTATAGGGGGAACCCAGATGTATATGTTATGAACACCCAAGGTGGCGTGCCAAAACGGATTACCTATGACTCCCAGTTCGACCGTATGGTAGAATGGCACCCTTCCGGTGCTAAAATTTTATTTGCATCACGCCGTGAAACAGGTATTCCTTCAGGTCGTATCAATCAACTATTTTTAATTTCAAAAAACGGGGGTATGCCCGAAAAACTGCCAATTCCTTATGGCGAAATCGCTACGTTTTCAGCCGACGGAAAACAATTGGCATACATTACCAAAATCACCGAAACATATCCGTTTAAAAGATATCGTGGTGGCTTAACATCTGATGTTATCTTATTTGATTTAGAAAATAACACCGCAAAAAATATTACCAATACTACGGCGAACGATGGTAAGCCAGCATGGGCTGGCGATAAGATTTACTTTTTATCAGATCGAGCAGATGATATGCGTTTGAATATTTGGAGTTATAACACCAAATCAGAAGCCCTGAATCAGGTAACCCAATTCAAAGAATTTGACATTACCTACTTATCAGCGGGTTCGTCTGACCTAGTATTTGAAGTTGGTGGTACACTACATCTTATGGATTTGGCCACCGAACAATCCAAAGAAATCAAAGTTTCTGTGGTTAGTGATCTTAGCTTAGAAATGCCCAAACGTGCGGATGTGAGCAAAAATATTACCAATATGACCGCATCGCCAGGAGCAAAACGCATCGTTTTTGAAGCGCGTGGCGAATTGTTTAATGTACCGGTAAAAGAAGGTTTTGCTGATAATATGACCGCCAGTTCTGGCGCTTTTGATCACAATCCTGCTTGGTCGCCAAATGGTGATCATGTTGCTTATTGGAGTGATGCCTCCGGTGAGTATGAAATTTATATCCAGACCATGCGAGAAGCAAAAGCTCCAAAGAAAATAAGCTCTCGAAACAAAGGTTATGGCTACAAATTGCACTGGTCGCCAGACAGCAACAAACTAGCCTTTATCGATGAAAAAAATGACATTAGTATCGTCGATATCGCTTCGGGTAAGATAGCCATTGCCGATAATTACAGATGGAATTATGGTCATGGAGGACGCTATAATTATCCGATTAACTGGTCGCACGATTCTAAGTATATCACCTATTCCATTGGTATGGACAATTCTAACGAAGCTATTTTCATTTACGACCTCAACAGCAAACAATCAAATCAAGTTACAAGTGGTTTTTACAGCGATAGTGATCCCGTTTTTAGTACTGATGGCAAGTACCTGTTTTTTCTTACCAAAAGAAACTTTGATGCCGCTTATAGTGCTTTAGACGAAACGTGGATTTATCCAAACGCCACCCAATTGGCTGCCATTAGTTTAAGTGATGCCTCGCCCTATCTTCTGCAAGCAAAAAATGATGCCTTAGAAGCCGAAAAGAAAGAAGAGACCTCCAAAAACGAGGATAAGGATAAAAGTAAAAAAGACAGCGCTGAAGAAAAAGCTATAAAACCGATTTCCATTGATTGGAACGGCCTTGAAAAAAGATTAGTGATATTGCCTATTAAACCGGGAAATTTAGAGCAACTTATGGCATTCGATAACAAAGTAGTCTATATGCGATATCCAAATACAGGAGCTGCGGGTGGCGATCCAACACTTATGTTGTATGATTTAAAAGAACGCGATGAAAAGTCAATACTGGCTAAGGTAAATGGCGTGGTACCAGTTGCAGATGGCACATCATTATTAGTTCAGAGTGGACCTCAATTTGGAATTATTAAACCTGAGGCCGATCAAAAAATTAAAGACGCTATACCTACAGATGCTTTAGTTATAGAACTCACTCCAAAAGAAGAATGGCGTCAAATTTTTAATGATACTTGGCGGAGATACCGTGACTTCTTTTATGATGAAAACATGCAGCAGGTAGATTGGGAGGAAATGCGTAAACGATACGGTGCCTTACTAGAAGATACAAGATCACGCTGGGATGTGTCTTTTTTACAATCCAACATGTTAGCCGAATTAAGTGCAGGACATACTTATACTCGAGGTGGTGATAACCAAGATGTTGAAAACATAAGTACAGGCTATTTGGGTATTGATTGGGATTTAGATGCTAAAGGCTATAAAATTAAAAGAATTGTAAAACCGGCCGCTTGGGATGCAGAAAATCGTTCCCCTTTTGATCGCCCTGGCGTTGACGTTTCTGAAGGAGACTATATTCATGCTGTCAACGGAATGGCACTAGCCTTGGATAAAGAACCTTTCGCAAGCTTTGAAGGTCTTAACGGCAAAACGGTCGCTTTAAAAATAAGTAAAACGGGTAAATTAGCGGATGCTAAAGACATTGTAGTTACGTGCTTAACCGCCAGCGAGGAGGGTAATATTCGCTATTTAGATTGGATTGAAACGAATCGTTTACGTGTAGAAAAATTATCAAATGGTAAACTAGGCTATGTGTATATGACAGACACTTCTCCCAGAGGTCAGCTAGACTTAGTGAAAATGTACTATGGCCAATTAGATAAAGAAGGCTTTATCATTGATGAACGCTTTAATGGTGGTGGGCAATTAGCGGATAGGTTTTTAGAGTTGATGACCAGACCCTCTATTTATAATTTATACTGGAGACATGGAAAAGCCCATACCCATCCTACAAAAACCAACACCGGACCTATGGGTATGCTCATCAACGGATGGGCAGGTTCAGGAGGAGACGGACTTCCTTGGGCATTTAGAGAATTAAATGCTGGACCCATTGTAGGAGAACGCACTATAGGAATATTAGTAGGCCCTGCCACAGGACATCAGCTTATTGATGGTGGAGGTATCACAGTTCCTGGAGCTAGGCTCTTTTACAACTCTGGTAAGTGGTTTGATGAAGGGGTTGGGGTGCAACCTGATTTTGCTGTTTGGGACGATCCAAATATGTTAATGAACGGTCGAGACCCTCAAATGGAAAAGGTAGTAGTTGAAGTGATGAAATTGGTAAAAACCAAACCGAAGATGGCCACGCCAACTCCAGCAATGGAAGATAGAACAGCTAAAGGATTAAAGAAAAATTAA
- a CDS encoding RidA family protein, producing the protein MNAKSSIPKINYFVGLGFLLMLVLSISSCKKASEQQTTSEKRATMNPSENETPEYFMLRPEIEKAYGYSHAVKIGNVIKVSGAVSMDDEGNPTAIGDLEQQMKNCYADLEKVLQHYGCTFDDVVVENVFTTDMAKFLEFAGYRTEIYKNHFPTGSWLGVTELALPELMIEIELEVHKKN; encoded by the coding sequence ATGAATGCTAAAAGTAGCATACCCAAAATAAATTATTTCGTAGGCTTAGGTTTTTTACTTATGCTAGTACTTAGCATATCAAGTTGCAAGAAAGCCTCAGAACAACAAACTACTTCTGAAAAAAGAGCAACAATGAACCCTTCAGAAAATGAAACACCAGAATACTTCATGCTACGGCCAGAAATAGAAAAGGCCTATGGCTACTCACACGCCGTAAAAATTGGCAATGTTATTAAAGTCTCTGGTGCGGTAAGTATGGATGATGAAGGCAACCCAACAGCAATTGGGGATTTGGAACAACAAATGAAAAACTGCTATGCAGATCTAGAAAAAGTATTACAGCATTACGGTTGCACGTTTGATGACGTCGTCGTAGAAAATGTATTTACTACAGATATGGCAAAATTTTTAGAATTTGCTGGTTACAGAACAGAAATCTACAAAAACCATTTCCCAACAGGTTCTTGGCTAGGTGTTACCGAATTAGCATTACCAGAATTAATGATTGAAATTGAATTGGAAGTGCATAAAAAGAACTAA
- a CDS encoding M20/M25/M40 family metallo-hydrolase, with product MKIIPKILSSVLLFIGFVVTSQTLPQAIAKINTEGFQKSQVMNLITDLSDVYGPRLTGTHQYFTAAEWAKKTMENWGMDKAYYENYCDDCMGWEVTSFNVEMTTPAYMKIQAYPYAWTESSNGVQIGDLIWIENYADLEKVKQQWSGKLKGKSILIGSAPEQNMLFTALSNRFTEAQIKEAEKSIEPVPNNPLGPTAGDMNLIEDLEVIFDSFMRKDDAFFTFLKAEGALSILGTTPFFPGVIHPSGTYNFREKHVKPLPYFAIAPESFGKLKRLKERGITPKIKFHLDSELYLTPKNNVNILAEITGSDPKLKDEVVMIGAHFDSWHSASGATDNGAGSAVMMEVMRIIKASGLKPKRTIRMALWGGEEQGYLGSMAYAENHYGKVKETTRKKEVEKISAYINMDNGAGQMRGIYLQGNEGVKSIFEDMLAPYAHLDVNNLTIQNTNFTDHDVFDYYKIPGFQIIQDPLNYSTVTHHTNLDALEYVPERDMMINATVIAALVYQIAQLDARLPREE from the coding sequence ATGAAAATAATACCTAAAATTTTAAGTAGTGTACTACTTTTTATAGGGTTCGTTGTAACCAGCCAAACCCTACCGCAAGCTATTGCCAAAATCAACACCGAAGGCTTTCAAAAGTCGCAGGTCATGAATTTGATTACCGACTTATCTGATGTGTATGGGCCTAGGTTAACAGGAACCCATCAATATTTTACTGCTGCCGAATGGGCAAAGAAAACCATGGAAAATTGGGGCATGGACAAAGCGTATTATGAAAATTATTGTGATGATTGTATGGGTTGGGAAGTAACATCTTTCAATGTAGAAATGACCACACCTGCCTATATGAAAATACAAGCCTATCCGTATGCCTGGACTGAAAGCTCGAATGGGGTGCAAATTGGTGATTTAATTTGGATTGAAAATTATGCCGATTTAGAAAAGGTAAAACAACAATGGAGCGGAAAATTAAAAGGAAAGAGTATTCTGATAGGATCTGCACCAGAACAAAATATGTTGTTTACCGCCCTTTCAAACCGATTTACAGAAGCACAAATTAAGGAAGCTGAAAAATCAATTGAACCTGTACCAAATAATCCTTTAGGACCAACTGCTGGAGATATGAATTTAATTGAGGATTTAGAGGTGATTTTCGATAGTTTTATGAGAAAAGACGATGCCTTTTTCACTTTCTTAAAAGCAGAAGGCGCTTTAAGTATTCTAGGAACAACACCCTTTTTTCCTGGTGTAATTCATCCTAGTGGAACTTACAATTTTAGAGAAAAACATGTAAAGCCTTTGCCCTATTTTGCCATAGCACCAGAAAGTTTTGGAAAATTAAAACGCTTGAAGGAAAGAGGTATTACACCGAAAATTAAATTCCATTTAGACTCTGAATTGTATTTAACACCAAAAAATAATGTTAATATTCTAGCAGAAATAACAGGTTCAGACCCAAAATTAAAAGACGAAGTGGTGATGATCGGTGCCCATTTTGATTCTTGGCATTCGGCATCTGGTGCAACAGATAATGGTGCAGGTTCAGCCGTGATGATGGAAGTGATGCGCATTATAAAAGCTTCTGGATTAAAACCAAAACGAACCATTAGAATGGCACTTTGGGGTGGCGAAGAGCAAGGCTATTTGGGCTCCATGGCTTATGCAGAAAATCATTACGGAAAAGTAAAGGAAACGACTCGAAAAAAAGAAGTGGAGAAAATTTCGGCCTATATCAATATGGATAATGGCGCTGGACAAATGCGAGGCATTTATTTACAGGGAAATGAAGGGGTTAAATCTATTTTTGAAGATATGTTGGCTCCTTATGCGCATTTAGATGTAAACAACCTCACCATTCAAAACACAAATTTTACAGATCATGATGTTTTTGATTATTATAAAATCCCTGGATTTCAAATCATTCAAGATCCCTTAAATTATAGTACTGTTACCCATCATACCAATTTAGATGCTTTAGAATATGTCCCAGAACGAGACATGATGATAAATGCAACAGTTATAGCTGCATTGGTGTATCAAATTGCACAGTTAGATGCTCGATTGCCGAGAGAAGAATAG
- a CDS encoding nuclear transport factor 2 family protein translates to MSTNQNIQIIDNLYKAFATGDIPAVLGSMNPKIEWNEAESNKLADGNPYIGPEAILNGVFARLGADHDYFNLADIELHDMSNNKVLATLRYDAKNKETGKAYNAQAAHFWTLEDGKIVKFQQFVDTKKLAEAEKK, encoded by the coding sequence ATGAGCACAAATCAAAACATCCAAATCATCGACAATTTATATAAAGCCTTTGCAACAGGCGATATCCCAGCAGTTTTAGGCAGTATGAATCCTAAAATTGAATGGAATGAAGCAGAAAGCAATAAACTTGCTGACGGCAATCCATACATAGGTCCAGAGGCTATATTGAATGGTGTTTTTGCCCGTTTGGGAGCAGACCATGACTACTTTAACCTAGCCGATATTGAACTTCACGATATGAGTAACAATAAGGTATTGGCAACCTTAAGATATGATGCTAAAAATAAAGAAACGGGAAAAGCTTACAATGCCCAGGCCGCACATTTCTGGACTTTGGAAGATGGCAAAATTGTGAAATTTCAGCAGTTTGTGGATACTAAGAAGTTGGCAGAAGCTGAGAAAAAATAG
- a CDS encoding DUF6090 family protein codes for MIKFFRRIRYNLLNEGKTSKYFKYAIGEIVLVVIGILIALQINNWNSLQNDREIEQSALKNLKTEFEENLEQLSIDNDLNQASLDAAYSLLQSERITYQSNRVDSLLGTALNYATFEAGTGVFDEAISSGKMRLIQNDSLKTLLSKWKGKLNELGEDEIIRRDHIIHNVSPLFRRYIPYRNFDRAYDRKDYVRHQRIEPIEILTTNYEKFFQSLEVDGALYEMYLNQSYIHSISVALENYIEEVLKLLNKNIE; via the coding sequence ATGATAAAGTTTTTTAGAAGAATTAGATACAACTTGCTCAACGAAGGCAAAACCTCCAAGTATTTTAAATATGCCATCGGCGAAATTGTGCTTGTGGTGATTGGGATTTTGATTGCCCTACAGATAAATAATTGGAACTCTTTGCAAAACGATAGGGAAATAGAACAATCAGCACTGAAAAACTTAAAAACCGAGTTCGAAGAAAATCTTGAGCAACTGAGCATTGACAACGACCTAAATCAAGCCTCCTTAGATGCAGCTTATTCTCTATTGCAATCAGAGAGAATCACGTATCAAAGCAATAGAGTAGATAGTCTTCTTGGCACTGCATTAAATTACGCGACATTTGAAGCTGGAACGGGTGTTTTTGATGAAGCAATCTCTTCAGGAAAAATGAGATTGATACAGAATGATAGTTTGAAAACGCTATTGAGTAAGTGGAAGGGGAAATTAAACGAATTAGGAGAAGACGAAATAATAAGGCGAGATCATATCATTCACAATGTCTCTCCTTTATTTAGAAGGTACATACCCTATAGAAATTTTGATAGGGCATATGATAGAAAGGATTATGTGAGGCATCAACGAATAGAACCTATAGAAATTTTAACTACTAATTACGAGAAGTTCTTTCAATCGTTAGAAGTTGATGGTGCTCTATATGAGATGTACCTAAATCAGTCCTATATACACAGTATCTCTGTAGCCCTAGAAAACTATATTGAAGAGGTATTGAAATTATTAAACAAAAACATTGAATAG
- a CDS encoding DUF6090 family protein: protein MIKFFRKIRQNLLSEGKTLKYFKYAVGEIILVVIGILIALQVNNWNEERKKKTEVDQLLLDIEQDLISNYKATNFTIDFYRKQDSLTRLIAEKKLTEEDYNANYNLRYLVSNWEYLIPKEKNINQFVESEKIVNAEYKPIIEAIKDIQYNKFALDDTWSNLDENIENNGKTLFVFNWFVKNDSVSNAKAIDYFLNDESYETLALAYWARVQNYYDKVTRYRAQTMATLATIKRIKYAYSSKAIIELFQQYNMQAFVNYRCDVKSPKLMNLKKRRASELYANFTHKTVHLTITNNLSQPVAKIEITPNTFRTIPS from the coding sequence ATGATTAAATTCTTTAGAAAAATTAGACAGAACCTTTTATCGGAGGGCAAAACCCTGAAGTATTTTAAGTATGCCGTTGGCGAAATTATCCTCGTGGTTATTGGGATTCTCATTGCACTACAAGTCAATAACTGGAATGAAGAGCGCAAGAAAAAGACAGAAGTCGATCAATTATTATTAGATATTGAACAGGATTTGATAAGTAATTATAAGGCCACCAACTTCACAATAGATTTTTATCGTAAACAAGACTCTCTTACACGTCTTATAGCAGAGAAGAAACTTACTGAAGAAGATTACAACGCCAATTATAATCTCAGGTATTTAGTGTCAAATTGGGAATATTTAATCCCTAAAGAAAAAAATATCAATCAGTTTGTAGAATCAGAAAAGATAGTTAATGCAGAATATAAACCTATAATAGAAGCAATAAAGGATATACAGTATAATAAGTTTGCGCTAGACGATACATGGTCTAACCTAGATGAAAATATTGAAAATAATGGAAAAACCTTATTCGTTTTTAATTGGTTTGTTAAAAATGACTCGGTATCTAACGCAAAGGCCATAGACTATTTTCTTAATGATGAAAGTTATGAAACACTAGCTTTAGCTTACTGGGCAAGGGTTCAAAATTATTACGACAAGGTTACACGCTACAGAGCACAAACCATGGCGACGCTTGCCACCATCAAAAGAATTAAATATGCTTATAGTAGCAAAGCTATTATCGAGTTATTTCAGCAATACAATATGCAAGCTTTTGTAAACTATCGTTGTGATGTAAAGTCACCTAAACTCATGAATTTAAAAAAACGTCGCGCCAGTGAATTGTATGCCAATTTTACTCACAAGACTGTGCATTTAACCATTACTAATAATCTTAGCCAACCTGTTGCCAAAATAGAAATCACACCAAATACCTTTAGAACCATCCCATCTTGA